In Fusarium oxysporum f. sp. lycopersici 4287 chromosome 2, whole genome shotgun sequence, a genomic segment contains:
- a CDS encoding aspartate aminotransferase yields the protein MKERNHFPFFDTAYQGFASGDLVRDAWAIRYFVEQGFELVVAQSFAKNFGLYGERAGCFHAVTAPAGDASNTITRIGSQLAILQRSEISNPPLYGARIVSTVLNDRDLFAEWEENLRTMSGRIISMRDTLRAKLEELQTPGTWNHITDQIGMFSFTGLSESQVMKLREEFHIYMTKNGRISMAGLNDNNVDYFAKAVDKVVRESA from the coding sequence ATGAAGGAGCGAAACCACTTCCCCTTCTTCGATACTGCTTACCAAGGCTTTGCCTCTGGTGATCTCGTCCGCGATGCCTGGGCTATTCGATACTTTGTCGAGCAGGGCTTCGAGCTTGTTGTTGCCCAGAGTTTCGCCAAGAACTTTGGTCTCTACGGCGAGCGTGCCGGCTGCTTCCACGCCGTTACCGCCCCCGCCGGTGATGCCTCAAACACTATCACCCGTATCGGCTCCCAATTAGCTATTCTCCAGCGATCCGAGATTTCCAACCCTCCCCTGTATGGTGCTCGCATCGTCAGCACTGTTCTCAACGATCGTGACCTCTTCGCCGAGTGGGAAGAGAACCTGCGCACAATGTCAGGCCGCATCATCAGCATGCGCGATACTCTACGagccaagcttgaggagcTCCAGACCCCTGGCACCTGGAACCACATCACGGATCAGATCGGCATGTTCAGTTTCACTGGTCTTAGCGAGTCACAAGTGATGAAGCTCCGAGAAGAATTCCACATCTACATGACCAAGAACGGTCGTATCAGCATGGCTGGCCTCAATGACAACAATGTCGACTACTTTGCCAAGGCTGTTGACAAGGTAGTAAGAGAGTCTGCTTAG